A portion of the Hyalangium minutum genome contains these proteins:
- a CDS encoding FHA domain-containing protein codes for MPTLVVKHPDGSETEHELSGELKIGRQDINELVLTEGGVSRQHARIFVEGGKVMLEDLSSANGTYVDGERIGEAVVLTPQAQVVLGDYELKLKGGGRPATSARRASKPAPAEPAPEEGGPRSTRALPTLKPARPPGERLAKGERSAPNPAPAGAAPQPVLRGLTGPWANKTYPLKGKLVVGRAPPAAVMLEDDSISRKHAELERNPRGAVFLRDLGSANGTLLNGERLGQEPVEINPGDIIQFGMVEVVYESGDEPSNVPVRRDRSGAGPAVKGKGKGKVDPSDAPPAANKKKKLFIVAGAAVSLLLAAGVVKQLTTPPPPPPDFPTGDGPEVVGENFKEKVQELLSQCRSFASTDMGSEPQWEKAEAKCEEARVLDPINTEVNTLIKKIKVEKEAHAYFEAGTKLLTRLKEEEALDQFQKIPKESQYFRRAKIKVDEALVQVKKKALDDCKRYLDDNQWQAAVPRCDRYMGFWCQKQTREDLEPPIGYTLSLEGRVGKRQWRPKDKMFVRFLQARLKLDPNAETWKCAAGYDSEREDTDSPAARVKRMFKEKYSNAYMNSALFDYWAGRGNESLSKLQKVRSNYEQAALHGQTDLLIKDVGTVDQLFKTGQTLLTAGELERAAEPFDEALEIDKRLMMDMWETVPSFYRKNIQNDIAEKAYERGRDWIKREDPLRACKLWKIGFRFYKGNTDLIRVLSNVCSTRGTQLFGGAGSCAELAEVANWAVPGDGLEEKMAKKKEELQCK; via the coding sequence ATGCCCACACTGGTCGTCAAGCATCCAGATGGCAGTGAGACCGAGCATGAGCTGTCCGGCGAGCTGAAGATTGGCCGCCAGGACATCAATGAGCTCGTCCTCACCGAGGGCGGCGTGTCGCGCCAGCACGCCCGCATCTTCGTCGAGGGTGGCAAGGTGATGCTGGAGGATCTCAGCAGCGCCAATGGCACCTATGTCGACGGAGAGCGCATTGGCGAAGCGGTGGTGCTCACGCCCCAGGCCCAGGTGGTGCTCGGGGACTATGAGCTGAAGCTCAAGGGCGGCGGCCGTCCGGCCACCAGTGCGCGCCGGGCCTCGAAGCCGGCTCCGGCGGAGCCCGCCCCCGAGGAGGGCGGCCCGAGGTCCACCCGCGCGCTGCCCACCCTCAAGCCGGCCCGTCCGCCCGGTGAGCGGCTGGCCAAGGGCGAGCGCTCGGCGCCGAACCCCGCTCCCGCCGGGGCGGCACCCCAGCCGGTGCTCCGGGGCCTGACGGGGCCCTGGGCGAACAAGACCTATCCCCTCAAGGGCAAGCTGGTGGTGGGCCGCGCGCCGCCGGCCGCCGTCATGCTCGAGGATGACTCCATCAGCCGCAAGCACGCGGAGCTGGAGCGCAACCCCCGTGGGGCGGTGTTCCTGCGCGATCTGGGCAGCGCCAACGGCACGCTCCTCAACGGCGAGCGGCTGGGCCAGGAGCCGGTGGAGATCAACCCCGGCGACATCATCCAGTTCGGCATGGTGGAGGTGGTGTACGAGTCCGGTGACGAGCCCTCCAATGTGCCTGTGCGCCGGGATCGCAGCGGGGCGGGCCCCGCCGTCAAGGGCAAGGGCAAGGGCAAGGTGGACCCGAGCGACGCACCGCCCGCCGCGAACAAGAAGAAGAAGCTGTTCATCGTGGCCGGTGCCGCCGTGTCGCTGCTGCTGGCCGCGGGCGTCGTCAAGCAGCTGACCACGCCGCCCCCGCCGCCGCCTGACTTCCCCACCGGGGATGGTCCGGAGGTGGTCGGGGAGAACTTCAAGGAGAAGGTCCAGGAGCTGCTGAGCCAGTGCCGCTCGTTCGCATCCACGGACATGGGCAGCGAGCCCCAGTGGGAGAAGGCCGAGGCCAAGTGCGAGGAGGCCCGCGTCCTCGATCCCATCAACACCGAGGTCAACACCCTCATCAAGAAGATCAAGGTCGAGAAAGAGGCCCACGCCTACTTCGAGGCGGGCACCAAGCTGCTGACGCGCCTCAAGGAAGAGGAGGCGCTCGATCAGTTCCAGAAGATCCCCAAGGAGAGCCAGTACTTCCGCCGCGCGAAGATCAAGGTGGACGAGGCCCTGGTGCAGGTGAAGAAGAAGGCCCTGGACGACTGCAAGCGCTACTTGGATGACAACCAGTGGCAGGCGGCGGTGCCCCGGTGCGACCGGTACATGGGCTTCTGGTGCCAGAAGCAGACGCGCGAGGACCTCGAGCCACCCATTGGCTACACGCTGTCCCTGGAGGGCCGCGTCGGCAAGCGCCAGTGGCGCCCGAAGGACAAGATGTTCGTCCGCTTCCTCCAGGCCCGTCTGAAGCTGGATCCGAACGCCGAGACCTGGAAGTGCGCGGCCGGCTACGACAGCGAGCGCGAGGACACGGACAGCCCTGCTGCCAGGGTGAAGCGGATGTTCAAGGAGAAGTACTCCAACGCCTATATGAACTCCGCCCTGTTCGACTACTGGGCCGGCCGCGGCAACGAGTCGCTCTCCAAGCTCCAGAAGGTGCGCTCCAACTACGAGCAGGCCGCGCTGCACGGGCAGACGGACCTGCTCATCAAGGACGTGGGCACCGTGGATCAGCTCTTCAAGACGGGCCAGACGCTGCTCACCGCCGGCGAGTTGGAGAGGGCCGCCGAGCCCTTCGATGAGGCGCTGGAGATCGACAAGCGCCTGATGATGGACATGTGGGAGACGGTGCCCTCGTTCTACCGGAAGAACATCCAGAACGACATCGCGGAGAAGGCCTACGAGCGCGGCCGCGACTGGATCAAGCGCGAGGATCCGCTGCGCGCCTGCAAGCTGTGGAAGATCGGCTTCCGGTTCTACAAGGGCAACACGGACCTGATCCGCGTGCTCTCCAACGTCTGCTCCACCCGGGGGACGCAGCTGTTTGGCGGCGCGGGCAGCTGCGCGGAGCTGGCCGAGGTCGCCAACTGGGCCGTGCCGGGCGACGGGCTCGAGGAGAAGATGGCCAAGAAGAAAGAGGAGCTGCAGTGTAAGTAG
- a CDS encoding type II and III secretion system protein family protein yields MFTRFTHHAAGLGVFLTLLLAGTSQAQEGSTIALGVGTQKVVTIPGITRIALGDPNIAEVKTIGNNQVLIVGQSEGKTTLLIWKTSGQRVSYLIAVRRQDPNEIIAEIKKLLGEIEGVSVRMVGDRIYLDGQAYTTQDADRIDQVVSLYPNVKSFVKIAPNAKKLVAQNLNAAFQKAGLRNVQANVVGSTIFLEGSVESQQDLQKAELITKAIGEKVENLLVVGIKRMILSEVQFVEIRRNSRDRYGIRYPTDITGNVTGGASITQELFPGTFGSGTSSLTFAAGSEMSFGFQANDGYGRLLAQPKLVCASGEKAEFLAGGQVPIPLITNNQFSVEFKPYGVILNLRPTADRNGNIQTEIEAEASEIDTSVAVSFGGSASVPGFRTRKVKTNVTVRHGETIVLSGVFSHDEQKAVSKLPGLGHIPIVGELFKSRAFDSTKRELVIFVTPRIVNPDSDKIRTIIEDVKTRYKQARSEVNFNIFD; encoded by the coding sequence ATGTTTACACGCTTCACGCACCACGCCGCTGGGCTGGGCGTCTTCCTGACGCTGCTGCTGGCTGGTACCTCCCAGGCCCAGGAGGGCAGCACCATCGCCCTGGGCGTGGGTACGCAGAAGGTGGTCACCATCCCGGGCATCACCCGTATCGCCCTGGGCGATCCGAACATCGCCGAGGTGAAGACCATCGGGAACAACCAGGTCCTCATCGTCGGCCAGTCCGAGGGTAAGACGACGCTCCTCATCTGGAAGACGTCGGGCCAGCGCGTCAGCTACCTCATCGCCGTGCGCCGGCAGGACCCCAACGAGATCATCGCCGAGATCAAGAAGCTGCTCGGTGAGATCGAAGGTGTGTCCGTCCGCATGGTGGGTGACCGCATCTACCTGGACGGCCAGGCGTACACCACGCAGGACGCGGATCGCATCGACCAGGTGGTGTCGCTGTACCCGAACGTGAAGAGCTTCGTGAAGATCGCGCCCAACGCCAAGAAGCTGGTGGCGCAGAACCTGAACGCGGCCTTCCAGAAGGCGGGCCTGCGCAACGTGCAGGCCAACGTGGTGGGCTCCACCATCTTCCTGGAGGGCTCCGTGGAGAGCCAGCAGGACCTGCAGAAGGCGGAGCTGATCACCAAGGCCATCGGCGAGAAGGTGGAGAACCTGCTCGTGGTGGGCATCAAGCGGATGATCCTCTCCGAGGTGCAGTTCGTGGAAATCCGCCGCAACAGCCGCGACCGGTACGGCATCCGCTACCCCACGGACATCACCGGCAACGTGACGGGCGGCGCCAGCATCACCCAGGAGCTGTTCCCCGGCACGTTCGGCTCGGGCACCTCCAGCCTGACGTTCGCCGCGGGCTCGGAGATGTCCTTCGGGTTCCAGGCCAACGACGGCTACGGGCGCCTGCTGGCCCAGCCCAAGCTGGTGTGCGCCAGCGGTGAGAAGGCCGAGTTCCTCGCCGGCGGCCAGGTTCCGATTCCCCTCATCACCAACAACCAGTTCTCCGTCGAGTTCAAGCCCTACGGCGTCATCCTCAACCTGCGCCCCACCGCGGACCGCAACGGCAACATCCAGACGGAGATCGAGGCCGAGGCCTCGGAAATCGACACCTCCGTGGCGGTGTCCTTCGGTGGCTCCGCGTCCGTGCCCGGCTTCCGCACCCGCAAGGTGAAGACGAACGTCACCGTGCGCCACGGCGAGACGATCGTCCTGTCTGGCGTGTTCAGCCACGACGAGCAGAAGGCCGTGTCCAAGCTGCCCGGCCTCGGTCACATCCCCATCGTGGGCGAGCTCTTCAAGAGCCGCGCGTTCGACTCCACCAAGCGCGAGCTGGTCATCTTCGTCACCCCGCGCATCGTCAACCCGGACTCGGACAAGATCCGCACGATCATCGAGGACGTGAAGACGCGCTACAAGCAGGCCCGCAGCGAGGTCAACTTCAACATCTTCGACTGA
- a CDS encoding A24 family peptidase, whose translation MTPVQSALWTVLGVALVISVVTDVLRRRILDVVTYPLVVIALGVRLWTDGVGDLNTGLISGLVSGVGLAVILVPGALRGRMGWGDVKLMGGVGAVMGFPAVMAAAAFISLAGAFQAVVTIIWKGEVWDTLSAVLRRWAVRARLLSAEAAPAAPRHIPYGVAIALGTFWAMWWQQTNSS comes from the coding sequence ATGACCCCTGTTCAGAGCGCGTTGTGGACAGTCCTCGGAGTAGCCCTGGTGATCTCGGTGGTGACGGATGTCCTGCGCCGAAGGATCCTCGACGTCGTCACCTATCCACTGGTGGTGATCGCGCTGGGGGTCCGCCTGTGGACCGACGGCGTGGGCGATCTGAATACGGGGCTGATCAGCGGCTTGGTATCGGGGGTAGGGCTGGCGGTGATCCTGGTGCCCGGGGCGCTGCGCGGCCGGATGGGGTGGGGCGACGTGAAGTTGATGGGCGGGGTGGGAGCGGTGATGGGCTTTCCCGCGGTGATGGCGGCCGCGGCGTTCATCTCCCTGGCGGGCGCCTTCCAGGCGGTGGTGACGATCATCTGGAAGGGCGAGGTTTGGGACACGCTGTCCGCCGTGCTGCGGCGCTGGGCCGTCCGGGCCCGGCTGCTGAGCGCGGAGGCCGCACCGGCAGCACCGCGGCACATTCCCTACGGGGTGGCCATCGCCCTGGGGACTTTCTGGGCCATGTGGTGGCAGCAGACAAACTCGAGCTAG
- a CDS encoding ATPase, T2SS/T4P/T4SS family → MFLVTLAEKGGGTEQIEFEKNEITIGRLAGNDIVLAKGNVSKYHSKIVSKDGKFIVLDMKSTNGTFVNGKKIAAPQVLKPTDKVYIGDYIINVEPLDELSTGAAPAAGEDPPPEEGYEDEQGYEDEQGYEDEEPYEEEPPAPMPVRASSAAPAAAPEPKKNMPASLAAALQKNKRKVDPRLERYTRLQKEIHDRLIEYLDLRRMDMDRLGDEELWRRTEKAIRDIIDQMDADGELPEDVDREELLTDVINEALGLGPLEAFLASEEISEIMVNHASQIYIEQRGKLTLSEKTFSSNQAVLGVIERIVAPIGRRIDESSPLVDARLKDGSRVNAIIPPLALKGPCITIRKFKKDALKIQDLIKYKTVTAQMAEFLEMCVRARKNIVISGGTGSGKTTTLNIISSFIPEGERIVTVEDAAELQLPQEHWVQLESRPPNLEGKGAITIRDLVKNCLRMRPDRIVVGECRSGETLDMLQAMNTGHDGSLTTLHANTPRDAIARLETMVLMSGMELPVKAIREQIASAVHIIVQQTRFSDGTRKICFITEVSGMEVDIVTLQDIFYYKQDGFTDDNKIRGRFVASGFVPKFYDDLQRKGIPVNMSIFRED, encoded by the coding sequence ATGTTTCTAGTCACTCTTGCCGAGAAGGGCGGCGGCACCGAGCAGATCGAGTTCGAGAAGAACGAGATCACCATTGGCCGCCTGGCCGGGAACGACATCGTTCTGGCCAAGGGCAACGTCTCCAAGTACCACTCCAAGATCGTCTCCAAGGACGGGAAGTTCATCGTCCTGGACATGAAGTCCACGAACGGCACGTTCGTGAACGGCAAGAAGATCGCTGCGCCGCAGGTCCTCAAGCCCACGGACAAGGTCTACATCGGCGATTACATCATCAACGTCGAGCCGCTGGATGAGCTGAGCACCGGCGCCGCCCCGGCCGCCGGAGAGGATCCTCCGCCCGAAGAGGGCTACGAGGACGAGCAGGGCTACGAGGACGAGCAGGGCTACGAGGACGAGGAGCCGTACGAGGAGGAGCCTCCGGCGCCCATGCCCGTGCGCGCCTCCTCCGCCGCGCCTGCCGCCGCGCCCGAGCCCAAGAAGAACATGCCGGCCTCACTGGCCGCCGCGCTCCAGAAGAACAAGCGCAAGGTGGATCCGCGCCTGGAGCGCTACACCCGCCTCCAGAAGGAAATCCATGACCGGCTGATCGAGTACCTCGATCTGCGCCGCATGGACATGGACCGGCTCGGCGACGAGGAGCTGTGGCGCCGCACCGAGAAGGCCATCCGCGACATCATCGATCAGATGGACGCGGACGGTGAGCTCCCCGAGGACGTGGACCGGGAGGAGCTGCTCACCGACGTCATCAATGAGGCGCTGGGGCTTGGGCCGCTGGAGGCGTTCCTCGCGTCCGAGGAGATCAGCGAGATCATGGTGAACCACGCCAGCCAGATCTACATCGAGCAGCGTGGCAAGCTGACCCTGTCGGAGAAGACGTTCTCCTCCAACCAGGCGGTGCTCGGCGTCATCGAGCGCATCGTGGCGCCCATCGGCCGCCGCATCGACGAGTCCAGCCCGCTGGTGGACGCGCGCCTGAAGGACGGCAGCCGCGTGAACGCCATCATCCCGCCGCTGGCGCTCAAGGGCCCCTGCATCACCATCCGCAAGTTCAAGAAGGACGCCCTCAAGATCCAGGATCTCATCAAGTACAAGACCGTCACCGCGCAGATGGCCGAGTTCCTGGAGATGTGCGTGCGCGCCCGGAAGAACATCGTCATCTCCGGCGGCACGGGCTCCGGGAAGACGACGACGCTCAACATCATCAGCTCGTTCATCCCCGAAGGTGAGCGCATCGTCACCGTGGAGGACGCCGCCGAGCTGCAGCTGCCCCAGGAGCACTGGGTGCAGCTGGAGAGCCGTCCGCCCAACCTGGAAGGCAAGGGCGCCATCACCATCCGAGACCTGGTGAAGAACTGCCTCCGCATGCGTCCGGATCGCATCGTCGTGGGCGAGTGCCGCTCCGGCGAGACGCTGGACATGCTCCAGGCCATGAACACCGGCCATGACGGCTCGCTCACCACGTTGCACGCCAACACGCCGCGCGACGCCATCGCCCGCCTGGAGACGATGGTGCTCATGTCCGGCATGGAGCTGCCGGTGAAGGCCATCCGCGAGCAGATCGCCAGCGCCGTTCACATCATCGTGCAGCAGACGCGCTTCTCGGACGGCACGCGGAAGATCTGCTTCATCACCGAGGTGTCCGGCATGGAGGTCGACATCGTCACCCTCCAGGACATCTTCTATTACAAGCAGGACGGCTTCACGGATGACAACAAGATCCGCGGTCGCTTCGTGGCGTCCGGCTTCGTGCCCAAGTTCTACGATGACCTTCAGCGCAAGGGCATCCCGGTGAACATGAGCATCTTCCGCGAGGACTGA
- the polA gene encoding DNA polymerase I: MVPSPTRSAPVLTLIDASSFIFRAYHAIPPLTTSKGVPTNAVLGFTRMVLKALKDLQPTHVALAFDKESRTERQKIDPNYKANREGPPEDLVPQFDLIRKVVEVLSLPVLEVPGWEADDVIGTLAKHAKAEGFCVQVVTGDKDFIQIVDEDVRLFDPMKDVHTGPADVKERLGIEPRQMRDYLALVGDAVDNVPKVPGIGPKTATELIQQFGDVDTLLARLDEVKKPKIREAIAAHKDSLLMARQLVTFKTDLELNTTIAQLARRPFDTARAKQLFTELEFYRLVNELPADTTAPKPAEAPAPAAAAAPATIVTTEEELKSFAEAARSAGSVFLVPAYEGAPFTAPLVGLGLALPDGRIAYVPLRHQVLGAKQVPVAAFGSILGGLLSDEAVKKGGHDLKALTLVLANGGLTLKGAHDDVELLSYLLNPSRREHALADLARERLNTELPALPAGGKKARALADHNPEELAQAYAERADAARRLAPMLWKELEEVGSAKLASELELPLLPILANMERRGVKLDTSVLQTISAKVDAECVAKEKNIHQLAGQEFNIGSNPQLATILYDKLQLPVLKKGKTGPSTDQEVLEKLSEQHPLPAAILEYRSVSKLKSTYLDTLPGLVAKDGRIHTTYHQAATATGRLSSTDPNLQNIPVRTDLGREIRRAFVAEPGHQLVSADYSQVELRLLAHIAEDPVLIEAFLHDEDIHSRTAAEIFGTTPDKVDRDQRRVAKTVNFGIAYGLSPHGLSTRLSISVEEARDIIERYFTRYAGIRRYLEDTVMQARKTGYVETMFGRRRLMADLHSRNRQVAQAAERAAINMPIQGTAADLIKKAMLAVDAALQKEGLRTEMLLQVHDELLFEAPDAEVEQVKELARRCMSQVATLKVPLKVDVGAGKTWADAH, from the coding sequence ATGGTCCCGAGCCCCACGCGCTCCGCGCCCGTCCTCACGCTGATCGACGCCTCCAGCTTCATCTTCCGCGCCTACCACGCCATCCCCCCGCTCACCACGAGCAAGGGGGTGCCCACCAATGCCGTGCTCGGTTTCACGCGCATGGTGCTCAAGGCGCTCAAGGATCTGCAGCCCACGCACGTGGCGCTCGCCTTCGACAAGGAGAGCCGCACCGAGCGTCAGAAGATCGATCCCAACTACAAGGCGAACCGCGAGGGGCCTCCCGAGGATCTGGTCCCCCAGTTCGATCTCATCCGCAAGGTGGTGGAGGTGCTCAGCCTGCCCGTGCTCGAGGTGCCCGGGTGGGAGGCGGATGACGTCATCGGCACCCTGGCGAAGCACGCCAAGGCCGAGGGCTTCTGCGTCCAGGTCGTCACCGGCGACAAGGACTTCATCCAGATCGTCGACGAGGACGTGCGCCTCTTCGATCCGATGAAGGACGTGCACACCGGCCCCGCCGACGTGAAGGAGCGCCTGGGCATCGAGCCTCGGCAGATGCGCGACTACCTGGCGCTCGTGGGCGATGCGGTGGACAACGTCCCCAAGGTGCCCGGCATTGGTCCGAAGACGGCCACGGAGCTCATCCAGCAGTTCGGCGACGTGGACACGCTGCTGGCCCGGCTGGACGAGGTGAAGAAGCCGAAGATCCGCGAGGCCATCGCCGCCCACAAGGACTCCCTGCTGATGGCCCGGCAGCTCGTCACCTTCAAGACCGACCTGGAGCTGAACACCACCATCGCCCAGCTCGCCCGGCGCCCCTTCGACACCGCCCGCGCCAAGCAGCTCTTCACGGAGCTGGAGTTCTACCGGCTGGTGAATGAGCTGCCCGCGGACACCACCGCTCCCAAGCCCGCGGAGGCTCCCGCGCCCGCCGCCGCTGCCGCTCCCGCCACCATTGTCACCACCGAGGAGGAGCTGAAGTCATTCGCCGAGGCCGCGCGCTCCGCCGGCTCGGTGTTCCTGGTGCCTGCCTACGAGGGCGCCCCCTTCACCGCGCCGCTGGTGGGCCTGGGGCTCGCGCTGCCCGATGGCCGCATCGCCTATGTGCCGCTGCGCCACCAGGTGCTCGGTGCGAAGCAGGTGCCGGTGGCGGCCTTTGGCTCGATCCTGGGCGGGCTGCTCTCGGACGAGGCGGTGAAGAAGGGCGGGCATGACCTCAAGGCGCTCACCCTGGTGCTCGCCAACGGTGGGCTCACCCTCAAGGGCGCCCATGATGACGTGGAGCTGCTGAGCTACCTGCTCAACCCGTCCCGCCGTGAGCACGCCCTGGCGGATCTGGCCCGCGAGCGGCTGAACACGGAGCTGCCCGCGCTGCCCGCCGGAGGCAAGAAGGCCCGGGCGCTGGCCGACCACAACCCCGAGGAGCTCGCCCAGGCCTACGCGGAGCGCGCGGATGCGGCCCGGCGCCTGGCTCCCATGCTCTGGAAGGAGCTGGAGGAGGTGGGGAGCGCGAAGCTGGCGAGCGAGCTGGAGCTGCCGCTGCTGCCCATCCTGGCGAATATGGAGCGCCGGGGCGTGAAGCTGGACACTTCCGTGCTCCAGACGATCTCCGCCAAGGTGGACGCCGAGTGCGTGGCCAAGGAGAAGAACATCCACCAGCTCGCGGGCCAGGAGTTCAACATCGGCTCCAATCCGCAGCTGGCCACGATCCTCTACGACAAGCTCCAGCTGCCCGTGCTCAAGAAGGGCAAGACGGGCCCCTCCACCGATCAAGAGGTGCTGGAGAAGCTCTCCGAGCAGCACCCGCTGCCCGCCGCCATCCTCGAGTACCGCTCCGTCTCCAAGCTCAAGAGCACCTACCTGGACACGCTGCCGGGGCTCGTGGCCAAGGACGGCCGCATCCACACCACCTACCATCAGGCGGCTACCGCCACGGGGCGCCTGTCCTCCACGGATCCCAACCTCCAGAACATCCCCGTCCGCACGGACCTGGGCCGGGAGATCCGCCGCGCCTTCGTCGCCGAGCCGGGCCACCAGCTCGTCTCCGCCGACTACAGCCAGGTGGAGCTCCGGCTGCTGGCCCACATCGCCGAGGACCCCGTCCTCATCGAGGCCTTCCTGCATGACGAGGACATCCACAGCCGCACCGCCGCGGAGATCTTCGGCACCACGCCGGACAAGGTGGATCGCGACCAGCGCCGCGTGGCCAAGACGGTGAACTTCGGCATCGCCTACGGCCTGTCCCCGCACGGCCTGTCCACCCGCCTGTCCATCTCCGTGGAGGAGGCGCGCGACATCATCGAGCGCTACTTCACCCGCTACGCCGGCATCCGCCGCTACCTCGAGGACACCGTCATGCAGGCCCGGAAGACGGGCTACGTGGAGACGATGTTCGGCCGGCGGCGGCTCATGGCGGATCTCCACTCGCGCAATCGGCAGGTGGCCCAGGCCGCCGAGCGCGCCGCCATCAACATGCCCATCCAGGGCACCGCGGCCGATCTCATCAAGAAGGCCATGCTCGCCGTGGACGCGGCGCTCCAGAAGGAAGGCCTGCGCACGGAGATGCTCCTCCAGGTGCACGACGAATTGCTCTTCGAGGCTCCGGATGCCGAGGTGGAGCAGGTGAAGGAGCTGGCGCGCCGGTGCATGTCCCAGGTGGCCACGCTCAAGGTGCCGCTCAAGGTGGACGTGGGCGCGGGGAAGACGTGGGCGGACGCCCACTGA